The Rudaeicoccus suwonensis sequence GCGCCACCCATCACCGGCAGCCCGACGGTGAGTTCCTTGCGGTACATCGCGTCCTGCTTCTCCGGTGGCGAGAAGCTCATCACCATCGCTCCACCCTCGGAGTATGGCGACACTGCCATCGACAGGCCACCGATCGTCGTGCACACGAACAGCAGCGTGGGGTTGAGGTGCGCGATCGCTGCGATGGTGGGAACGATCGGGAACAGCGCCGGCGCCGTCACACCGATGTAGCTGCTGAACGCCGTGATCACCGCGGCCACCAGAGCGAGCAGCACAGGGATCAGGTAGCTCGGGATGTGGTCCTTGCTGAGCCAGTGCGCCAACTGGTTGATCGCACCCCCGGCCACGCCAACCTGAATCAGCATGCCCATGCCGCTGATCATGATCAGGATGTGCCATGGCACCCGCTCGATGACCCTGCGGTTGTCCGCAGCGCCCATGAGCAACGCGACGACGGTCAGCAACACGCTGACCAGTGGCGGGTCGACGTTGCCCGTCCAGGTTCCGAAGATGTCGACGCTCGGGAACAGCACATGCAGGATCGACGGAACCAGCGCCAGCAGCAGGAAGACCGCGATCAGCGCCAGCGTCATACGTTGGGCTCGGTCGAACGGTTCGGGTTTGACGACCTCGATCCGCTCACGCTGAGCCTCGGCACCGCTGCGTATGGCGCGGCGCCGGTACACGAGCGTCAATCCGGTGATGACCAGCAGTCCGAGCACCAGGTAGGCCACGAAGATCCAGAACGAGAAGCTGAACGCCCTCGAGCTCGAATAGCCGAGCTTCTCGAACAGCCCCTTGAAGACGATGCCGTTGAGGCTGGTCATGAAGTTGGAGCCCACCTGCGCGCCGACGATCACGCCGACCCCGGCGAGCAGGGGTTCGATCTTGACCTGCGTACAGATGACGAGGGCAGCTGGCGCAAGGAAGACCATGACCGCGTAGAAGCCGGCACCGAGCGCAGCAACCACTGCGGCGGTGAGGAAAAACACCACCGCAAGACCCCATGCGAGTCCGCGCGATCGGAACAGCATCAAGCCCGAGATCTTCTCCAGGGTGCCGTTCTCGATGGCGACGGAGAAGAACAGCGTCACGGCGAAGATGGTGAAGAAGATCGTCACCGGCCACATCGCGGTGACGTCTTTCGGCGTCAGACCCAGGACGAAAACTCCGATGAGATACGAGAACGCGATCGCCAACAAGCCGGTGTTGATCTTGGTGCGGTAGCTCACCCCGATCGAGATCACGATCGCCAGGGCGATCAGGAGGGTGTGCGCCAGGCTCCCCGACTGGGTGGGGGCGTCGGCTGCAACGATGCTGGCTGCGATCACGATGTGCTTCTCTCAAATGCTGTGGCCAAGGAGGCTTCTCGTCGCGGACCGTTGCCGCGACGGCAGCGGGGAAGGGCGCACGAAAACGTATCAACATCGTCCGCCGCAGTCGGGGACTTCGGCATGACGTCTTCGTAGCACGTCGCCGGGGCATGGCCGGAGCCCCAGCAGCGGCATGGCCCGATCCATACGTCGAGGGTCGACAGATCGATCGGGCCACGCGAGATTGAATTTTCCTGCTGTATGCCGCAACTCGCTCAGGCGAACGGGATGTTCTCGTTCGTCGCGAAGCGAATGCAGTCCGAGCGCACCCTGCCGGACAGCACCAGCCGGATGTCGCTGGTCTTCTGCAGTTGTTTGGCGCCGTTGTACGTCTTGTGCACGACCACGACCAACGGGTTCGACGGCGTGGGTGTCAACCCATTCATGGTCGGATCGGTGATCGTCACCTTGCTCGATCCAAGGCTGGAGTCGATGACCGCGAAAATCGGCGTGCCGGGCTTCTTGTCGCCCGCTGAGGTGACTGCGCGGTTTGCCTGAGCGCTGAAGCGCACCAGGTTGATCGTCGCAACACATTGCTCGAAGTTGATCGGGATCCCGGTGTTGGTCGACGCAAAGTCGGTGTGTGTGATCGCACCGGTGCACTGGTAGTGCGTGATCCCGTGACCGTACGCCGTGTCGTGCGAGAAACAGTTGGTCGTCGTCAGCCCGTTGGTGAAGTTGAAGCCCATGCCACTACCGGCCACCGGTACCCCGGCCGAGTTGCGACCGTCGACCTCGACGTTCTGCATCGAGGTGTTGACACTGCGGTAGTCGCACACGCTGAACGTCTCGCCGGGGTTGAAATCGGAACTGCCCGGGATCCCTTTGACCAGCACGTCGTAGACCTTGACGCCCTTGCACGAGTAGAGCCGCAGACCGTTGTACGTCTGGGGCTTGCCCGTCTTCGGATCGACCGGCTGCGTGGTGCCGAGCAAGGTGAAACCCGCGACCTGGTAGGGCCGCGACGAAGGAGCGTTCGACCAACCGTCGCCGACGCGCATCAGGCACAACTGGTTGGTACCGCCAGACTTCTGCGCGGGGATCGACTTGGCCTGAGTCGAGGTCCCTGGCGTCATCTGGAATACGGTCTTGGCCGAACCGGATCCGTAGACACCGGTGACATTCGAGGTGAACATCACCCCGTAGGTGTGTGCAACCGCGAAGTCCTTGCAGGAGAACGTTCCCGAAGCGAAGGTGACACTGGCGTTCGGTGACACCGTCGATGCTGTTGCGGTGATCGACCCGCGCTGCGCAAGTTTCTCAAACGGCTGATATCCGGCACCGGTCGGTCTAGCATAGCCGGTGGGCACGCTGATCACCGGCGGCCACGTGGGCGGGAGGCGGATCGACCAGAGCGCAGCGGACAGGCCACCGACGGCGGTGAACGCCAAGAGTCGTCGTCGGGGCAGGGTCGCATTCGGTAATTCTGAACTATTCATGACGGAGACACCTCCGTTTGGGATGAGGAGAGTCGCGCGGCAACGTGACTCCCAAAGACTAGGGCGCTTGACACCTGTAATGGGAAGTCTTTCGCGCCCTAGTTTTTGCCCGAATTCCCTGACAGTTGTTCAAGATTCGCCTGTCGCGCCACGAAAATTTCGCCAGCCTGCCTGAAGAAGATCATGGTCTTCGCCCCCTGCCGTCGAAGGTTTCGT is a genomic window containing:
- a CDS encoding SLC13 family permease, which translates into the protein MIAASIVAADAPTQSGSLAHTLLIALAIVISIGVSYRTKINTGLLAIAFSYLIGVFVLGLTPKDVTAMWPVTIFFTIFAVTLFFSVAIENGTLEKISGLMLFRSRGLAWGLAVVFFLTAAVVAALGAGFYAVMVFLAPAALVICTQVKIEPLLAGVGVIVGAQVGSNFMTSLNGIVFKGLFEKLGYSSSRAFSFSFWIFVAYLVLGLLVITGLTLVYRRRAIRSGAEAQRERIEVVKPEPFDRAQRMTLALIAVFLLLALVPSILHVLFPSVDIFGTWTGNVDPPLVSVLLTVVALLMGAADNRRVIERVPWHILIMISGMGMLIQVGVAGGAINQLAHWLSKDHIPSYLIPVLLALVAAVITAFSSYIGVTAPALFPIVPTIAAIAHLNPTLLFVCTTIGGLSMAVSPYSEGGAMVMSFSPPEKQDAMYRKELTVGLPVMGGAAVVMSLVLTVFFH